A stretch of Sulfitobacter sp. THAF37 DNA encodes these proteins:
- a CDS encoding aminodeoxychorismate/anthranilate synthase component II gives MLLLIDNYDSFTYNLVHYLGELGAEVAVHRNDKITVEDAMALRPAGILLSPGPCDPDRAGICLALTHAAAENAVPLLGVCLGHQTLGQAFGGKVVRGNDIVHGKLGLMHHESQGVFADLPSPFPATRYHSLVVARDSLPDCLQVTATLEDGTIMGLQHRDLPMHGVQFHPESIRSDHGHKMLQNFLDLMKVPA, from the coding sequence GTGTTGCTCCTGATAGATAACTACGACAGCTTTACCTACAATCTTGTCCATTACCTGGGCGAATTGGGGGCCGAGGTGGCCGTTCACCGCAATGACAAGATCACGGTGGAAGACGCCATGGCGCTGCGCCCTGCGGGCATCCTGCTGTCGCCCGGCCCCTGCGACCCGGACCGCGCAGGCATCTGCCTGGCGCTGACCCATGCCGCCGCCGAAAATGCCGTGCCGCTGTTGGGGGTCTGCCTGGGTCATCAGACACTTGGCCAGGCCTTTGGCGGCAAGGTCGTGCGCGGCAATGACATCGTGCATGGCAAGCTGGGGCTGATGCATCACGAAAGCCAGGGCGTCTTTGCCGATCTTCCCAGCCCCTTCCCAGCCACGCGGTATCATTCGCTGGTGGTGGCGCGTGACAGCCTGCCGGACTGCCTGCAGGTGACGGCCACACTGGAAGACGGAACGATCATGGGCCTGCAACACCGCGACCTCCCGATGCACGGGGTGCAGTTCCACCCGGAATCGATCCGATCCGACCACGGCCACAAGATGCTGCAGAATTTCCTCGACCTGATGAAGGTGCCGGCATGA
- the moaC gene encoding cyclic pyranopterin monophosphate synthase MoaC, giving the protein MALTHFDGKGDAHMVDVSDKDVTSRIAVAENHIKMLPETLDIIIEGRAKKGDVLGVARLAGIMAAKQTAGLIPLCHPLPISKVSVELEPDRDLPGVRITATVKTTGQTGVEMEALTAASVAALTVYDMAKAVDKGMEINGLRVVFKDGGKSGRYTAP; this is encoded by the coding sequence ATGGCGCTGACCCATTTCGACGGCAAGGGCGACGCGCATATGGTCGATGTCTCTGACAAAGACGTGACATCGCGCATCGCGGTTGCCGAAAATCACATCAAGATGTTGCCGGAAACCCTTGATATCATTATCGAGGGGCGCGCCAAAAAGGGCGATGTCCTGGGGGTTGCGCGCCTGGCCGGGATCATGGCGGCCAAGCAGACCGCGGGCCTGATCCCGCTGTGTCATCCGCTGCCGATCAGCAAGGTCAGCGTCGAACTTGAACCCGACCGCGACCTGCCGGGGGTGCGCATCACCGCGACGGTAAAGACGACGGGCCAGACCGGGGTAGAGATGGAAGCACTGACCGCTGCCTCCGTCGCGGCGCTGACGGTTTATGACATGGCCAAGGCTGTGGACAAGGGCATGGAAATCAACGGCTTGCGTGTGGTTTTTAAGGACGGCGGCAAATCGG
- a CDS encoding uracil-DNA glycosylase, translating into MASPLARLGAWADLPFFTESYPRIETALHAETRKVFPPDDQIFAALEHVRPDDVRVVILGQDPYPTVNHAHGYAFSADEDTRPLPRSLANIFKEMRSDIGAAPANADLRFWADQGVLLLNTVLTVPEGQPKGHDKLGWQALTDQVLARLADRPRAYLLWGGSAQQAAQAVDGDTNLKIESHHPVGMYGNLNFFGSRPFSRTNAWLHEQGLPPINWANPEGT; encoded by the coding sequence ATGGCATCCCCTCTTGCACGGCTTGGCGCATGGGCGGACCTGCCCTTTTTCACCGAAAGCTACCCCCGGATCGAGACCGCCCTGCACGCCGAGACGCGCAAGGTCTTTCCGCCCGACGACCAGATCTTCGCGGCGCTGGAGCATGTTCGGCCCGACGATGTGCGTGTCGTCATCCTGGGACAGGACCCCTATCCCACCGTGAACCACGCCCACGGCTACGCCTTTTCCGCCGACGAGGACACGCGCCCGCTGCCGCGTTCGCTTGCCAATATCTTCAAGGAAATGCGCAGCGACATCGGGGCCGCACCCGCAAACGCCGACCTTCGGTTCTGGGCGGATCAGGGGGTGCTGTTGCTGAACACCGTGCTGACCGTGCCCGAAGGCCAGCCCAAGGGCCACGACAAGCTGGGCTGGCAGGCACTGACCGACCAGGTGCTGGCACGGCTGGCCGACCGCCCCCGCGCCTATCTGCTTTGGGGCGGCAGCGCACAGCAGGCGGCGCAGGCCGTGGACGGCGATACAAACCTCAAGATCGAAAGCCATCATCCGGTCGGCATGTATGGCAATCTCAACTTTTTCGGCTCGCGCCCTTTTTCGCGCACCAATGCGTGGTTGCACGAACAGGGCCTGCCGCCCATAAACTGGGCCAACCCGGAGGGCACATGA
- the trpC gene encoding indole-3-glycerol phosphate synthase TrpC produces MTQTILDKIKAYKLEEIAADKAARSLEEVTADARAAAPVRPFAESLHKASREGYGLIAEIKKASPSKGLIREDFQPAELAAAYALGGATCLSVLTDTPSFQGAKSYLTEARAACDLPVLRKDFIYDPYQVAEARALGADCILIIMASVSDAQAVELEAAAAEFGMDALIEVHDAEELERASQLESRMIGINNRNLNTFETSLDVTRKLAKRVPPDRMIVCESGLYAPKDLADMAMFGARAFLIGESLMRQDDVEQATRQLLANPLTAGAM; encoded by the coding sequence ATGACACAAACCATTCTCGACAAGATCAAAGCGTACAAGCTGGAAGAAATCGCCGCTGACAAGGCCGCGCGTTCATTGGAGGAAGTGACCGCCGACGCCCGCGCCGCGGCACCTGTCCGCCCCTTTGCCGAAAGCCTGCACAAGGCCTCGCGGGAAGGCTATGGCCTGATCGCCGAGATCAAGAAGGCCAGCCCGTCCAAAGGACTGATCCGCGAGGATTTCCAGCCCGCAGAGCTGGCCGCGGCCTATGCCCTCGGGGGCGCCACCTGCCTCTCCGTGCTGACGGACACACCCAGTTTCCAGGGCGCCAAATCCTATCTGACCGAGGCGCGCGCCGCCTGCGATCTGCCGGTCCTGCGCAAGGACTTCATCTATGATCCCTACCAGGTGGCAGAGGCCCGCGCCCTGGGTGCGGACTGTATCCTGATCATCATGGCCTCGGTGTCCGATGCCCAGGCGGTCGAACTGGAAGCGGCGGCGGCGGAATTCGGCATGGACGCGCTGATCGAGGTGCACGACGCCGAAGAACTGGAACGCGCAAGCCAACTGGAAAGCCGGATGATCGGTATAAACAACCGGAATCTCAATACCTTCGAGACATCTCTTGATGTGACGCGCAAACTTGCCAAACGGGTCCCGCCGGACCGTATGATCGTCTGCGAGTCCGGGCTCTACGCGCCAAAGGACCTGGCGGACATGGCAATGTTTGGGGCCCGTGCCTTTCTGATCGGGGAAAGCCTGATGCGTCAGGACGACGTCGAGCAAGCCACCCGGCAACTGCTGGCCAACCCCCTGACCGCCGGAGCCATGTGA
- the trpD gene encoding anthranilate phosphoribosyltransferase, whose amino-acid sequence MSDALKPLIDAAANGPLTRAQAGEAFEILFDGEATPSQIGGFLMALRTRGETVDEYAAAASVMRGKCHAVKAPEGAMDIVGTGGDGKGTLNISTATAFVVAGAGVVVAKHGNRNLSSKSGAADALTQMGLNVMVGPRVVERELAETGIGFMMAPMHHPAIAHVMPTRSELGTRTIFNILGPLTNPAGVRRQLTGAFSRDLIRPMAETLLALGSDKAWLVHGSDGTDELTITGTSWVSGLTDGAVTDFEIHPEDAGLPVHPFEDIVGGSPADNAQAFHAVLDGAPSAYRDAVLLNAAAALVVADAVPDLKAGVEMARDSLDSGAAREKLRRLAEVSREK is encoded by the coding sequence ATGAGCGACGCGCTGAAACCGCTGATCGACGCCGCGGCCAACGGCCCGCTGACCCGCGCCCAGGCCGGAGAAGCCTTTGAGATCCTGTTCGACGGCGAAGCAACGCCAAGCCAGATCGGCGGCTTCCTGATGGCGCTGCGCACGCGGGGCGAAACGGTGGATGAATACGCCGCCGCCGCCAGCGTGATGCGCGGCAAATGCCATGCGGTGAAAGCCCCCGAAGGGGCGATGGACATCGTCGGCACCGGCGGCGACGGCAAGGGCACGCTGAACATCTCGACCGCCACCGCCTTTGTCGTGGCGGGCGCAGGCGTCGTTGTGGCGAAACACGGCAACCGCAACCTCAGTTCGAAATCGGGTGCCGCGGACGCGCTGACCCAGATGGGTCTGAACGTCATGGTCGGCCCCCGCGTCGTCGAACGCGAACTCGCAGAGACCGGGATCGGCTTCATGATGGCACCGATGCACCATCCGGCGATCGCCCATGTGATGCCCACCCGGTCCGAGCTGGGCACGCGCACGATCTTCAACATCCTCGGCCCGCTTACCAACCCCGCAGGCGTGCGTCGGCAGCTGACCGGCGCGTTCTCCCGCGACCTGATCCGCCCCATGGCGGAAACGCTCCTGGCCCTCGGCAGCGACAAGGCATGGCTGGTGCATGGCTCTGACGGCACCGACGAGCTGACGATCACCGGCACAAGCTGGGTCAGCGGTCTGACCGACGGGGCGGTGACGGATTTCGAAATTCACCCCGAGGACGCGGGCCTGCCCGTGCATCCGTTCGAAGACATCGTGGGGGGCAGCCCTGCCGATAATGCACAGGCCTTTCACGCAGTGCTGGACGGCGCGCCCTCGGCCTACCGGGACGCGGTGTTGCTGAACGCGGCAGCCGCCCTGGTGGTGGCCGACGCCGTGCCTGACCTCAAGGCCGGCGTCGAAATGGCCCGCGACAGCCTTGATTCCGGCGCGGCACGGGAAAAGCTGCGCCGCCTGGCCGAGGTTTCGCGGGAAAAGTGA
- a CDS encoding divergent polysaccharide deacetylase family protein, whose product MARGFLKGAVLGGVVSVSVAGLASVLLDPPLPPEVGDAAPGGTRAPARADDTGAAEGSLSDTAPASVPAAPQASPPDPDTLATLDDGTTSPAAAPETGGVEGLNTPEDGPETGAVAAEGESPVLPNPQALAPMAPQDPDELSISTEPAQPPLPEAEAGPFEAAPDVPDAPVQPDAPEVGDAAPEAPETPAESDESTVETSVPDAEGDPAPQVDPSEPPQTADAADLSPPDAPEVSTSDADALPDSSQTAPAETPQTESAETESPETESAETESPETENSETESPETPQAADAASGRPAIGTPAVTLTERDSGVTINRPGATDPATEAAGPETPPVEEAETETLPPIQANAEAVPETGGKPLMGIILIDDGSGVTSGAQGLAALRSFPYPLSFAVDASRPDAAERMALYREAGFEVLAMIGLPEGAQPSDAETTFNVVLPQLDQVVAVLEAPGGGFQSERDLSDHITAILADSGHGLVTQDKGLNTMPKLARKEGVPAEPVFRDFDSKGQSATVIRRFLDQAAFKAGQEGAVIMLGRLRPDTISALLLWGLQDRAGSVALVPVSAVLSRE is encoded by the coding sequence ATGGCACGGGGTTTTCTGAAAGGGGCCGTCCTGGGCGGCGTGGTGAGCGTGAGCGTGGCCGGACTTGCCTCTGTCCTTCTGGACCCGCCGCTGCCGCCCGAAGTGGGCGATGCGGCGCCGGGCGGCACACGGGCCCCTGCGCGCGCCGATGATACGGGCGCGGCAGAGGGCAGCCTGTCCGACACGGCACCGGCCAGCGTCCCCGCGGCGCCGCAGGCCAGCCCACCCGATCCCGACACGCTGGCCACGCTGGATGACGGCACGACCAGCCCCGCCGCCGCACCGGAGACCGGCGGCGTCGAAGGGCTGAACACCCCCGAGGACGGCCCCGAGACCGGTGCCGTTGCCGCCGAGGGCGAAAGCCCGGTCCTGCCCAACCCGCAGGCGCTGGCCCCGATGGCGCCGCAGGACCCGGACGAGCTGTCGATCAGCACCGAACCGGCCCAGCCCCCCCTTCCGGAGGCGGAGGCCGGCCCCTTTGAAGCGGCGCCAGACGTGCCCGATGCGCCGGTGCAACCGGACGCCCCCGAGGTGGGGGACGCGGCCCCCGAGGCGCCCGAAACCCCCGCAGAAAGTGACGAGAGCACGGTAGAGACGTCCGTGCCCGACGCGGAAGGCGATCCGGCGCCCCAGGTTGACCCGTCTGAGCCACCTCAGACCGCGGATGCGGCGGACTTGTCTCCACCGGATGCGCCAGAAGTGTCCACGTCCGACGCCGACGCTCTGCCGGACAGCTCTCAGACCGCGCCCGCTGAAACCCCCCAGACCGAAAGCGCCGAGACCGAAAGCCCCGAGACCGAAAGCGCCGAGACCGAAAGCCCCGAGACCGAAAACTCCGAGACCGAAAGCCCCGAGACACCGCAGGCGGCTGATGCCGCCAGCGGACGGCCCGCCATCGGCACCCCTGCCGTGACCCTGACGGAGCGGGACAGCGGCGTGACGATCAACCGCCCCGGTGCCACCGACCCCGCCACAGAGGCCGCAGGCCCCGAAACGCCGCCCGTAGAAGAGGCGGAGACCGAAACTCTGCCGCCGATCCAGGCCAATGCCGAAGCCGTGCCGGAGACCGGCGGAAAGCCCCTGATGGGCATCATCCTGATCGACGATGGCTCCGGTGTGACCTCGGGCGCGCAGGGGCTGGCGGCGCTGCGCAGTTTTCCCTATCCGCTGAGTTTCGCGGTTGATGCGTCCAGGCCGGACGCGGCGGAGCGCATGGCGCTTTATCGCGAGGCCGGGTTCGAAGTGCTGGCGATGATCGGCCTGCCGGAGGGCGCGCAGCCAAGTGATGCTGAAACGACGTTCAACGTGGTGCTGCCGCAGCTCGACCAGGTCGTCGCGGTGTTGGAAGCGCCGGGGGGCGGGTTCCAGTCCGAGCGCGACCTCTCCGACCATATCACTGCGATCCTGGCGGATTCGGGGCATGGTCTGGTGACGCAGGACAAGGGGCTGAACACCATGCCCAAGCTGGCCCGCAAGGAAGGTGTGCCTGCCGAACCGGTGTTCCGCGATTTTGACAGCAAGGGGCAAAGCGCCACGGTGATCCGCCGTTTCCTGGATCAGGCGGCCTTCAAGGCCGGACAGGAGGGGGCGGTGATCATGCTGGGCCGGCTGCGGCCCGACACGATCTCGGCCCTGCTGCTCTGGGGATTGCAGGACCGCGCCGGGAGCGTCGCGCTGGTGCCGGTCTCAGCGGTGCTGAGCCGCGAATAG